A region of the Arctopsyche grandis isolate Sample6627 chromosome 10, ASM5162203v2, whole genome shotgun sequence genome:
atgatggacaaattttttttaaatatttgcgccaaaaccatgtcgaaagattgaacagctgtcaactatcactttcgataattggtccaaaacagcaaagactcatggcacgtaattcgcgtgtatatttccacgatggccaaaaaaacggatacgatacgttgacggatgttgctgtaaggtatgaacaggaaatgtcggatactgctgtaagcctgccgtggcataaacgtgacggttggtatgaatatacccatacaaaatgtaccaaagaatacttttcgtacggccggatacctgctgaagtcggtacgtgctgactaggtatgaacagacctttatagagctttaaataaaataaaacaattgtaaATAGCAAATATACAATGGTAGTGTATAGGCATATTATGGCCACCTGGACAAGTGTCAAATTTGAAATGTGTTGCCGGGAGACAAGTCAACAATGAAAAGAAAATTGATATTCGAGATGGCGGACGAAGGGCCGGCCGTCAAGATGGCGACGAGACCTCTCGAAGGACCAGACCATTGGCTGAGGATCCTCAAAGCGGCCGAAAAGTCCAGCTTCGTCAATGGAAACAATCGTCGAGTTCTTTGCAGGTTAGGAGACGGACGAGAGATGCTCGAGGAGTACTCCATGGCCACCGGATGTGTCACGAGACGAGCTTGGAAAAGCCACACCCCACTCAGAGGGCCTCCAGAATGGCAGGTGGAGCTCGGAGAGCCTCCGTCTCCGCCACCGCTCACCGACGACGGCCTTAGAGAATCCAACGATCAGGTCCCTATATCTTATTGATTTCATACAAAATCAATGTATCTGCACAATTTTAACCATTGCAATGAAATTTTGTGCTTGTGTGCTTCAGCCGATACTGACCAGACGTAACACTAAGAAGTGCCTAGAGTGGAGAATTAGAAATCTGCCTTATCCTATCGAAACATACTCGGTAGCAGCCAATGCCAGTGAAAAGTGTATCTTCGTTAGGACAAccaataagaaatattttaaaaagcttCAAATTCCAGAACTAGATAGAATTGGAACACTGCCTGTACAAGCCAACGTCGAATACAGCCATAAATTCAATACTCTTATTATATCGGTTTgttgttgattattattaacACTCACTAGGTgaattttatgttgaaattcTTCCAttatattactaaaaatatcatcgcatgggttatggcatattaagctattaattaaaaaattatttaaagacttgtgtcggtcctgtgttcgttCTGTACGccgtcatatttttttcaaatatatttatattaaattgtttaatatgaataaaaaatacacaacaacctacatataaacaatataatacaccaatagaataattaattaattaattacattttcaatagatgacgcTAAACTAGGGTTACCATTTTTTCTGCGGTGAAATCTGgtacatttttgtataaaaaaaacgcttaatgaaacaaatatatatataagttcatCGCAATTTTCTATTTGTTGCTTGAAGTCTTCGCAAGTATTGCACTTTGTTCTAACCATTGCTTTTATGGTATCAATATTCATCTGCGACTTATCTGCTGTCCACAAATTATTGATAATCGATAGCCGTATTGGTACCAGATAAACAAAGTGCGAATAAGACAACTTTTGTGAGATGAACACAAGGAATGTTATTTTCGTTAAAATAGTTGAAAATTTGGATACAACGCTTATTGATGGGTGTTTTTTCATTATTCCATTGGTGTAtcttttcaaatatgaaatttcgTCAAATAATTCATTCTCCAATACTAGATATTAGTTTTCaggcaaatatttatttatgaaaactattgttttttctacatatgttgtttcaatttatttgacgTTTCAAAGTAATCCAATTAAAATTAGTAATTTCCTTAAATTGTTAACCCCATAATTCCAGATAAGAAACAATATTcgtattaaaattcataatttcttcaatgaatcattttttggtgctactttagtatgcagtcagactttttttttttatttgtatcgtagcaacgaaatttttattacaatttttgttttttcctgccgccccataatgttgtcgaagcatttctatcaaaatattgactatattttgatagaaattgaTACCGACCCTAAAAagctaatcttaaatgaatagggccaacctcaacttaacctaacctatcctgacccttaaataaatagatgttggctgctaagatgtttttttttttgtgaaaatattgatgaaataaaactttaaaaaaatatatcttggcagccaacatctatttatttaagggtcagga
Encoded here:
- the LOC143917586 gene encoding protein DPCD; protein product: MKRKLIFEMADEGPAVKMATRPLEGPDHWLRILKAAEKSSFVNGNNRRVLCRLGDGREMLEEYSMATGCVTRRAWKSHTPLRGPPEWQVELGEPPSPPPLTDDGLRESNDQPILTRRNTKKCLEWRIRNLPYPIETYSVAANASEKCIFVRTTNKKYFKKLQIPELDRIGTLPVQANVEYSHKFNTLIISYKKPPELIQFEKLWLEELNNVKEDDNPMDECKPS